In the genome of Pelodiscus sinensis isolate JC-2024 chromosome 15, ASM4963464v1, whole genome shotgun sequence, one region contains:
- the TBX3 gene encoding T-box transcription factor TBX3 isoform X1: MSISMRDPVIPGTSMAYHPFLPHRAPDFAMSAVLGHQPPFFPALALPPNGAAALSLPGALAKPIMDQLVGAAETGIPFSSLGHQAAAHLRPLKTLEPEEEVEDDPKVHLEAKELWEQFHKRGTEMVITKSGRRMFPPFKVRCTGLDKKAKYILLMDIVAADDCRYKFHNSRWMVAGKADPEMPKRMYIHPDSPATGEQWMSKVVTFHKLKLTNNISDKHGFTILNSMHKYQPRFHIVRANDILKLPYSTFRTYVFPETEFIAVTAYQNDKITQLKIDNNPFAKGFRDTGNGRREKRKQLTLQSMRAYDERQKKETGTSDESSSEQTSFKCFAQSTSPAVSAVGTSNLKDLCPSEGESDAESKDEPLLEAGDSGKISTTTAAAEDPREKGGSPAKAPFFAPESAASKSRDGPGRTEKAPPDSRHSPAAISSSTRGVGREELKSPLRDAPKVEEARLLSSFAPLTVQTDSPAHLSQGPLQNLGFPPGLASQQFFSPLGNGHPLLLHPSQFAMGGAFSGMAAGMGPLLATVSGASAGVSGLDSTVMATAAAQGLSGASAAALPFHLQQHVLASQGLAMSPFGSFFPYPYTYMAAAAAASSAATSSVHRHPFLSAVRPRLRYSPYSIPVPLPDSSSLLTTALPSVASSTGEGKSSNMAESVALDSGSELNSRSSTLSSGSVSLSPKLCSEKEATSELQNIQRLVSGLESKQDRSRSGSP; this comes from the exons ATGAGTATATCGATGAGAGATCCAGTAATCCCTGGGACAAGCATGGCTTACCACCCCTTCTTACCTCACCGGGCACCGGACTTTGCCATGAGTGCAGTGCTAGGACACCAACCTCCCTTCTTCCCGGCTCTTGCTTTGCCTCCCAATGGGGCGGCTGCTCTCTCCCTTCCCGGGGCTCTGGCCAAACCGATTATGGATCAATTAGTCGGAGCGGCAGAGACTGGCATCCCTTTTTCTTCCCTGGGTCACCAGGCGGCAGCTCATCTGAGGCCTCTAAAAACGCTGGAGCCAGAAGAAGAGGTGGAAGATGACCCCAAAGTGCATCTGGAAGCCAAAGAACTTTGGGAACAATTCCACAAAAGGGGAACAGAAATGGTGATTACTAAATCAGGaag GAGAATGTTTCCTCCATTTAAAGTGAGATGCACTGGGCTGGATAAAAAGGCCAAGTACATTTTATTGATGGATATTGTGGCTGCTGATGACTGCAGATATAAATTCCATAATTCCCGGTGGATGGTAGCCGGCAAAGCTGACCCTGAAATGCCAAAGAGAATGTACATCCACCCGGACAGTCCGGCTACAGGAGAACAATGGATGTCCAAAGTCGTCACTTTCCACAAACTTAAACTGACTAACAATATTTCTGACAAACATGGATTT ACCATTCTGAACTCCATGCACAAATACCAACCGAGGTTCCATATTGTCAGAGCAAACGACATACTCAAGCTGCCCTACAGTACGTTCAGAACCTATGTGTTCCCTGAGACTGAATTCATCGCTGTGACCGCATACCAGAATGATAAG ATAACTCAGTTAAAAATTGACAATAATCCATTTGCCAAAGGTTTTCGGGACACCGGGaatggaaggagggagaaaag AAAGCAGCTGACTTTGCAGTCCATGAGAGCTTACGACGAGAGGCAGAAAAAGGAGACCGGCACCTCCGATGAGTCCTCTAGCGAGCAGACCTCCTTTAAGTGTTTCGCTCAGTCCACATCCCCCGCTGTGTCTGCGGTGGGCACATCCAATCTCAAAG ACTTGTGCCCCAGCGAGGGGGAGAGCGATGCCGAGAGCAAAGATGAGCCGCTGCTGGAGGCCGGTGACTCCGGCAAGATCAGCACCACCACCGCGGCTGCGGAAGATCCCCGGGAGAAGGGCGGCAGCCCAGCCAAAGCGCCCTTCTTTGCCCCGGAATCGGCGGCCAGCAAGAGCAGGGACGGCCCCGGCCGGACTGAGAAAGCCCCCCCTGACTCCAGGCACAGCCCAGCTGCCATTTCCTCTAGCACACGGGGCGTCGGCCGCGAGGAGCTCAAAAGCCCCCTCCGGGACGCCCCGAAGGTGGAGGAGGCTAGGCTGCTGAGCTCCTTTGCTCCGCTCACTGTGCAGACAGACAGCCCGGCGCATCTGAGCCAGGGGCCCTTGCAGAACCTCGGCTTCCCCCCTGGCTTGGCCAGCCAGCAGTTCTTCAGTCCCTTGGGCAACGGGCACccgctcctcctgcaccccagccagtTCGCCATGGGGGGAGCCTTCTCCGGcatggctgctggcatggggCCCTTGCTGGCCACCGTTTCCGGGGCCTCAGCCGGAGTTAGCGGACTGGACAGCACGGTCATGGCCACAGCAGCGGCTCAGGGACTTTCGGGGGCGTCGGCAGCTGCGCTACCGTTTCATCTTCAGCAGCACGTCCTGGCCTCTCAG GGCCTGGCCATGTCTCCCTTCGGAAGCTTCTTCCCCTACCCCTATACctacatggctgctgcagccgCTGCCTCCTCCGCAGCCACCAGCTCGGTGCACCGGCATCCTTTCCTCAGCGCAGTGCGCCCCCGACTGAGGTACAGCCCCTACTCCATACCTGTGCCCCTGCCAGACAGCAGCAGCCTCCTGACCACTGCTCTCCCCAGCgtggccagcagcacaggggaaggCAAATCGAGCAACATGGCAGAGTCCGTAGCTTTGGACTCTGGCTCAGAACTCAACAGCAGGTCCTCCACTCTCTCCTCGGGATCCGTGTCCTTGTCCCCTAAACTCTGCTCTGAAAAGGAAGCGACCAGCGAACTGCAGAACATCCAGCGTCTAGTGAGTGGACTTGAATCCAAGCAAGACAGATCCAGGAGTGGATCTCCTTaa
- the TBX3 gene encoding T-box transcription factor TBX3 isoform X2 has product MVITKSGRRMFPPFKVRCTGLDKKAKYILLMDIVAADDCRYKFHNSRWMVAGKADPEMPKRMYIHPDSPATGEQWMSKVVTFHKLKLTNNISDKHGFTILNSMHKYQPRFHIVRANDILKLPYSTFRTYVFPETEFIAVTAYQNDKITQLKIDNNPFAKGFRDTGNGRREKRKQLTLQSMRAYDERQKKETGTSDESSSEQTSFKCFAQSTSPAVSAVGTSNLKDLCPSEGESDAESKDEPLLEAGDSGKISTTTAAAEDPREKGGSPAKAPFFAPESAASKSRDGPGRTEKAPPDSRHSPAAISSSTRGVGREELKSPLRDAPKVEEARLLSSFAPLTVQTDSPAHLSQGPLQNLGFPPGLASQQFFSPLGNGHPLLLHPSQFAMGGAFSGMAAGMGPLLATVSGASAGVSGLDSTVMATAAAQGLSGASAAALPFHLQQHVLASQGLAMSPFGSFFPYPYTYMAAAAAASSAATSSVHRHPFLSAVRPRLRYSPYSIPVPLPDSSSLLTTALPSVASSTGEGKSSNMAESVALDSGSELNSRSSTLSSGSVSLSPKLCSEKEATSELQNIQRLVSGLESKQDRSRSGSP; this is encoded by the exons ATGGTGATTACTAAATCAGGaag GAGAATGTTTCCTCCATTTAAAGTGAGATGCACTGGGCTGGATAAAAAGGCCAAGTACATTTTATTGATGGATATTGTGGCTGCTGATGACTGCAGATATAAATTCCATAATTCCCGGTGGATGGTAGCCGGCAAAGCTGACCCTGAAATGCCAAAGAGAATGTACATCCACCCGGACAGTCCGGCTACAGGAGAACAATGGATGTCCAAAGTCGTCACTTTCCACAAACTTAAACTGACTAACAATATTTCTGACAAACATGGATTT ACCATTCTGAACTCCATGCACAAATACCAACCGAGGTTCCATATTGTCAGAGCAAACGACATACTCAAGCTGCCCTACAGTACGTTCAGAACCTATGTGTTCCCTGAGACTGAATTCATCGCTGTGACCGCATACCAGAATGATAAG ATAACTCAGTTAAAAATTGACAATAATCCATTTGCCAAAGGTTTTCGGGACACCGGGaatggaaggagggagaaaag AAAGCAGCTGACTTTGCAGTCCATGAGAGCTTACGACGAGAGGCAGAAAAAGGAGACCGGCACCTCCGATGAGTCCTCTAGCGAGCAGACCTCCTTTAAGTGTTTCGCTCAGTCCACATCCCCCGCTGTGTCTGCGGTGGGCACATCCAATCTCAAAG ACTTGTGCCCCAGCGAGGGGGAGAGCGATGCCGAGAGCAAAGATGAGCCGCTGCTGGAGGCCGGTGACTCCGGCAAGATCAGCACCACCACCGCGGCTGCGGAAGATCCCCGGGAGAAGGGCGGCAGCCCAGCCAAAGCGCCCTTCTTTGCCCCGGAATCGGCGGCCAGCAAGAGCAGGGACGGCCCCGGCCGGACTGAGAAAGCCCCCCCTGACTCCAGGCACAGCCCAGCTGCCATTTCCTCTAGCACACGGGGCGTCGGCCGCGAGGAGCTCAAAAGCCCCCTCCGGGACGCCCCGAAGGTGGAGGAGGCTAGGCTGCTGAGCTCCTTTGCTCCGCTCACTGTGCAGACAGACAGCCCGGCGCATCTGAGCCAGGGGCCCTTGCAGAACCTCGGCTTCCCCCCTGGCTTGGCCAGCCAGCAGTTCTTCAGTCCCTTGGGCAACGGGCACccgctcctcctgcaccccagccagtTCGCCATGGGGGGAGCCTTCTCCGGcatggctgctggcatggggCCCTTGCTGGCCACCGTTTCCGGGGCCTCAGCCGGAGTTAGCGGACTGGACAGCACGGTCATGGCCACAGCAGCGGCTCAGGGACTTTCGGGGGCGTCGGCAGCTGCGCTACCGTTTCATCTTCAGCAGCACGTCCTGGCCTCTCAG GGCCTGGCCATGTCTCCCTTCGGAAGCTTCTTCCCCTACCCCTATACctacatggctgctgcagccgCTGCCTCCTCCGCAGCCACCAGCTCGGTGCACCGGCATCCTTTCCTCAGCGCAGTGCGCCCCCGACTGAGGTACAGCCCCTACTCCATACCTGTGCCCCTGCCAGACAGCAGCAGCCTCCTGACCACTGCTCTCCCCAGCgtggccagcagcacaggggaaggCAAATCGAGCAACATGGCAGAGTCCGTAGCTTTGGACTCTGGCTCAGAACTCAACAGCAGGTCCTCCACTCTCTCCTCGGGATCCGTGTCCTTGTCCCCTAAACTCTGCTCTGAAAAGGAAGCGACCAGCGAACTGCAGAACATCCAGCGTCTAGTGAGTGGACTTGAATCCAAGCAAGACAGATCCAGGAGTGGATCTCCTTaa